From the genome of Bacteroides sp. MSB163, one region includes:
- a CDS encoding nucleoside hydrolase: protein MIKNKLYLLGLFLLTLSSCTSSGKQQKTEVASNAEKIILETDIGNDVDDALALDMLYKYLDAGDIDLLGIMINKEGTYPAEYTDIMNTWYGYPQIPIGILHNGADCENDATNYAKAVCLIQDENSKPAFKRSLKGGYDQLPEAPALYRKLLAQQPDSSVTIISVGFSTNLARLLDTPADEYSSLTGKELVAKKVKLLCTMAGCFNNPELYEYNVVKDIPAAKKVFTEWPTTLVTSPFEVGIAINYPATSIENDFQWAPIHPMVEAYKSYQKMPYDRPTWDLTSVLYSVEGPSYFTVSPAGKINVTDKGATEFTPDATGNRYYLTVDAAQAENIKQHFVKLISKQPAHFTK from the coding sequence ATGATCAAGAACAAACTTTATCTATTAGGCTTATTTCTACTAACCTTGTCGAGCTGCACTTCCTCCGGGAAACAGCAGAAAACGGAAGTTGCTTCAAACGCGGAAAAGATTATCCTGGAAACGGACATCGGCAATGATGTGGACGATGCTCTGGCGCTGGATATGCTCTACAAATATCTGGATGCGGGAGACATCGACTTATTGGGTATCATGATAAACAAGGAGGGCACTTACCCTGCCGAATACACAGACATCATGAACACTTGGTACGGTTATCCCCAAATTCCCATCGGCATCCTGCACAATGGGGCGGACTGCGAGAATGATGCCACAAACTATGCCAAAGCCGTATGTCTGATACAGGATGAGAACAGCAAACCGGCATTCAAACGTTCGCTAAAAGGCGGTTACGACCAGTTGCCGGAAGCTCCCGCCCTATATCGCAAGCTGCTGGCACAGCAACCGGACAGTTCGGTCACAATCATCTCCGTAGGCTTCTCTACCAATCTTGCCCGCCTGCTGGATACTCCGGCCGATGAATACTCATCGTTAACAGGCAAAGAACTGGTTGCCAAGAAAGTGAAACTGCTATGCACTATGGCAGGATGTTTCAACAATCCCGAATTGTACGAATACAACGTTGTGAAAGATATTCCGGCAGCAAAGAAAGTGTTTACAGAATGGCCCACCACGCTGGTGACTTCTCCTTTCGAGGTAGGTATCGCCATCAACTATCCTGCTACCAGCATCGAGAACGATTTCCAGTGGGCACCGATACATCCGATGGTAGAAGCGTACAAGAGCTATCAAAAAATGCCATACGACCGTCCGACATGGGATTTGACCTCAGTACTCTATTCTGTTGAAGGACCTTCCTACTTCACAGTTTCGCCCGCAGGCAAGATAAACGTAACGGACAAAGGGGCTACGGAATTTACTCCCGATGCAACCGGAAACCGCTACTACCTCACGGTAGATGCTGCCCAGGCTGAGAATATCAAACAACATTTCGTCAAACTGATTAGCAAACAACCCGCTCACTTTACTAAATAA
- a CDS encoding RagB/SusD family nutrient uptake outer membrane protein → MKKIALYILCGATALFTSCDPSLLDLQNENTLSTGVYWKTESDIEAGVISVYGMFYRQGTWTRNIYTQMIGMADEGVSYAGWTELNEYTKFIFTDYNFGEANTKIYREHYTAIFRANQVLDNIDNVTFADETHKNDLIGQTKFLRSFYYFYLTTLWDNIPIVLKTSSAADKPMQASADEMLTQIETDLEDAVTKLPATRDANNYGRPTKGAAYGLLAKAYAQHHKWEDARRCLEWLIDGEGKRYYDLVPNWADNFNNQTEDNKESLYEIHFSLTNRVGFDQTDNYLDPNAQLGTQIEMNQAPTGIGWNNIEARRWLVDYYKREQTTDGKNDIRLFYTLWYDGAASDFPEYPNQLIYGKPWNSDWGNRVFIKKYSTDASPLYYWNDNNFRALRYADMLLLYAEALNELGATPSAKAIECLNRVRNRVNLPDIEDSSFYNGSQITSNKDAFREHLKIERALELAMECVRWVDLKRWGINDINTLNELKTRDSDFNNFIIGKSIRMPLPQSEVDNNPNLKQNDQY, encoded by the coding sequence ATGAAAAAGATAGCTCTATATATATTATGCGGCGCCACAGCGCTGTTCACGTCGTGCGACCCTTCCCTGCTCGACCTACAAAATGAGAACACCCTCAGTACGGGCGTATACTGGAAGACGGAATCCGACATTGAGGCCGGTGTAATATCCGTATATGGCATGTTCTACCGCCAGGGGACATGGACCCGCAATATCTATACACAGATGATAGGCATGGCCGACGAAGGTGTCAGCTATGCCGGATGGACGGAACTGAACGAATACACCAAGTTCATCTTTACCGATTATAACTTCGGAGAGGCAAATACCAAGATCTACCGGGAACACTACACCGCCATCTTCCGTGCCAACCAGGTGCTGGACAACATCGATAATGTTACGTTTGCCGACGAAACGCACAAAAACGACCTGATAGGCCAAACCAAGTTCCTGCGTTCTTTCTACTACTTCTATCTGACCACTCTCTGGGATAACATTCCCATCGTCCTGAAGACTTCTTCAGCCGCCGACAAGCCCATGCAAGCCAGTGCGGATGAAATGCTCACCCAGATAGAAACCGACCTGGAAGACGCCGTCACCAAACTGCCCGCTACCCGCGACGCCAATAACTACGGCCGCCCGACAAAAGGCGCTGCCTACGGACTACTGGCAAAAGCCTATGCACAGCACCATAAATGGGAAGATGCCCGCAGATGCCTCGAATGGCTCATCGACGGTGAAGGAAAGCGGTACTACGACCTCGTCCCCAACTGGGCTGACAATTTCAACAACCAAACGGAAGACAATAAGGAGTCGCTATACGAAATCCACTTCTCACTAACCAACCGGGTAGGCTTCGACCAAACAGACAACTACCTGGACCCGAATGCACAGTTGGGCACACAGATTGAGATGAACCAGGCCCCCACCGGAATCGGTTGGAACAACATTGAAGCAAGACGCTGGCTGGTGGACTACTACAAACGCGAACAAACTACGGACGGGAAGAATGACATCCGCCTGTTCTACACCCTGTGGTACGACGGAGCCGCATCCGACTTCCCCGAATATCCTAACCAGTTGATTTACGGCAAGCCCTGGAACAGCGATTGGGGTAACCGCGTGTTTATCAAGAAGTATAGCACCGATGCCTCCCCGCTGTATTACTGGAATGACAACAACTTCCGTGCATTGCGATATGCCGATATGCTATTGCTCTATGCCGAAGCACTCAACGAACTGGGAGCTACCCCGTCTGCCAAAGCTATCGAATGCCTCAACCGCGTGCGCAATCGTGTAAACCTGCCCGACATAGAAGACAGTTCTTTCTACAATGGCAGCCAGATTACAAGCAATAAAGACGCTTTCCGCGAACATCTGAAAATCGAACGCGCCCTGGAGCTTGCCATGGAGTGTGTACGCTGGGTTGACTTGAAACGCTGGGGCATCAATGACATCAACACTCTGAACGAGTTGAAAACCCGTGACAGCGATTTCAACAACTTCATCATCGGTAAGTCTATCCGCATGCCTTTGCCGCAAAGCGAAGTGGATAACAATCCGAATCTGAAACAAAATGACCAATATTAA
- a CDS encoding glycoside hydrolase family 76 protein, with the protein MNSKQALFSLLMCVLAITGCDTQKQVLVGNELTLIRAKQTLDSLYQNYSVSGTCLLRENYPSNIGDYTATYLASEEQKNMPNLYSYLWPYSGTFSAVNALFEATSDANYKSLLDNKVLVGLEEYFDTQRTPEAYASYINSAAQSDRFYDDNVWLGIDFTDVYTLTKEAKYLQKAQLIWNFIESGMDSNLGGGIYWCEQKKESKNTCSNAPGSVFALKLFKATKDSTYFVKGKHLYEWTKANLQDSTDYLYFDNIALNGKIGKAKFAYNSGQMMQSAALLYQLTGNKNYLTDAQDIARACHNYFFMDYVTEQGNTIKLLKKGDIWFTAVMLRGFIELYQADQNKVYLDSFNQSLDYAWEHARDEKGLFNTDFSGSTHDNRKWLLTQAAMVEMYARLAAIK; encoded by the coding sequence ATGAATTCAAAACAAGCGCTTTTCAGTCTATTAATGTGCGTACTGGCAATAACAGGTTGTGATACGCAAAAACAAGTCCTCGTAGGCAATGAACTCACCCTGATACGAGCCAAACAAACGTTGGATTCCTTGTACCAGAATTATTCAGTCTCCGGCACATGCTTGTTACGTGAAAATTATCCTTCCAACATAGGTGATTACACCGCAACCTACCTGGCATCCGAAGAGCAAAAGAATATGCCTAACCTGTATTCCTATTTATGGCCCTATTCCGGAACCTTCTCTGCCGTAAACGCTTTGTTCGAGGCAACAAGCGATGCAAACTACAAATCATTGCTCGATAATAAAGTGTTAGTAGGACTGGAAGAATATTTCGATACCCAGAGAACTCCCGAAGCCTACGCTTCATACATCAACAGCGCAGCACAATCCGACCGTTTCTATGATGATAATGTCTGGCTGGGCATTGACTTTACCGACGTTTACACGCTTACCAAAGAAGCAAAATACCTCCAGAAAGCACAACTTATCTGGAATTTCATAGAAAGCGGTATGGACAGTAACCTGGGAGGTGGCATCTACTGGTGCGAGCAAAAGAAAGAATCCAAAAACACTTGCTCAAATGCCCCTGGCTCAGTCTTCGCACTGAAGCTCTTCAAAGCCACAAAAGACAGCACTTACTTCGTAAAAGGGAAGCACCTTTATGAATGGACCAAAGCAAATCTGCAAGATTCTACCGATTATCTGTACTTCGACAATATTGCCCTGAACGGAAAAATAGGTAAAGCCAAATTCGCCTACAACAGTGGCCAGATGATGCAGTCGGCTGCCCTACTCTACCAACTGACTGGCAACAAGAACTACCTGACCGACGCTCAGGACATCGCCCGGGCGTGTCACAACTATTTCTTCATGGACTATGTTACAGAACAGGGCAACACCATCAAACTCCTGAAGAAAGGCGATATCTGGTTCACCGCAGTCATGCTCAGAGGTTTTATCGAACTATACCAAGCAGACCAGAATAAAGTCTATCTGGATTCCTTCAACCAAAGTCTGGACTATGCCTGGGAACATGCACGGGATGAGAAAGGATTATTCAATACCGACTTCAGCGGCAGTACCCACGACAATCGTAAATGGCTGCTGACTCAGGCCGCCATGGTCGAAATGTACGCCCGCCTTGCAGCTATCAAGTAA
- a CDS encoding sugar-binding protein: MTKYLFYIIGVWLFCSCSDSTPGEEPPVIPPEPTPNITISKPEFVFGFTGESKYSYCPSALKQEDGSVHLFFCGNPENQIMVDNIFHIKINPDGSQTAPKSVLQPGIAGTWDDHHTCDPSVIEGSFSWNNTTYKYAMFFLSNMYGVYYNEIGVAFSNSLDADIWVKYPKQIVRKTWSDDGDQEIGGGGKSWGVGQPSVVSLDKKGKVLLTYTIGDIGGTRIAWAEADFSNMDSYTISTPMTIVQSGLLAIDNQSRDYTCNSEFAINQDADKIVMIRPVQPMPNDYPAYLNSALEIDYMNLSDFTNQSGSWTPIYRITPDDTGYPRNHNATLLRDNFGHLQDWEEPAFYFTVSKAAPDVQPSGSSHAEWTYHIWKSKVMKSK, translated from the coding sequence ATGACTAAATATCTATTCTATATTATCGGGGTATGGCTATTCTGCTCCTGTTCGGACAGCACACCGGGAGAAGAACCGCCCGTTATCCCTCCCGAACCGACTCCTAACATAACCATCAGCAAACCGGAATTCGTCTTCGGTTTCACGGGAGAGAGTAAATATTCTTATTGTCCGAGCGCACTGAAGCAAGAGGACGGCAGTGTACACCTGTTCTTCTGCGGCAACCCGGAAAACCAGATTATGGTTGATAACATCTTCCATATAAAAATCAATCCGGACGGTTCGCAAACTGCTCCCAAAAGTGTGCTGCAACCGGGCATCGCAGGCACATGGGACGATCATCACACCTGCGACCCTTCCGTCATCGAGGGCAGTTTCAGTTGGAACAATACGACTTACAAATATGCCATGTTCTTCTTGAGCAATATGTACGGAGTGTATTACAATGAAATCGGTGTGGCATTCAGCAACAGCCTGGATGCCGATATTTGGGTGAAATATCCGAAACAGATTGTAAGAAAGACATGGTCGGACGACGGTGACCAGGAAATTGGCGGCGGCGGAAAATCGTGGGGAGTAGGCCAGCCATCCGTAGTATCTCTCGACAAGAAAGGGAAGGTATTGCTGACTTACACCATCGGTGACATCGGCGGCACACGGATAGCATGGGCGGAAGCTGACTTCAGCAACATGGATAGCTATACCATCAGCACTCCTATGACTATCGTTCAAAGCGGCTTGCTGGCTATTGACAACCAATCGAGGGATTATACCTGCAATTCCGAGTTCGCCATCAACCAAGATGCGGATAAAATTGTCATGATACGCCCTGTGCAACCTATGCCCAACGATTACCCCGCTTATCTGAACAGTGCGCTGGAAATAGACTACATGAACCTCTCCGACTTCACGAACCAAAGCGGCAGTTGGACACCCATATACCGGATTACTCCCGACGATACGGGATACCCGAGAAATCATAACGCAACTTTATTACGGGATAACTTCGGGCACTTACAGGATTGGGAAGAACCTGCTTTCTACTTTACAGTCAGTAAGGCGGCACCTGACGTACAACCTTCAGGTAGCAGCCATGCCGAATGGACATATCATATCTGGAAGAGCAAGGTGATGAAAAGCAAATAA
- a CDS encoding BACON domain-containing protein produces MTKTRYLLIGAVISLLTLWGCSNDSDYVIGSNPNEFAINPVAIPVSANGGTYELTVTGNESWTAKLTDSNSSAQDWCTLSATSGTGKTVITLTVKPSTSFVKNRSLLIEVSGGNKTLKSRVLQETMVLGEDEILINGMVWSTKNVGSPGTFVSSPDEIGQLYQFNRKVGYPAGPQDDPAPANWPADYTNDNTNWLTENDPSPEGWRVPTTQEMAALWEKGATWVTAAQTGFKVDGIIIGVDEATAKRATKDNLKQLGCLFLPQSGWRSESGMMDRTWLCAVRSANSLSATHGGMSLGDSGGYRDTWGWGDGQKARAAMIRPVKNIQVED; encoded by the coding sequence ATGACTAAAACAAGATATTTATTGATAGGAGCAGTCATATCACTGCTGACTTTATGGGGATGCAGCAACGATTCCGACTATGTAATCGGAAGCAATCCCAATGAATTTGCCATCAATCCGGTAGCCATACCGGTAAGCGCGAATGGCGGAACCTACGAACTGACAGTCACCGGCAATGAATCCTGGACAGCCAAATTAACCGACTCCAACAGTTCGGCACAAGACTGGTGCACACTGAGTGCAACGTCGGGCACAGGCAAGACGGTAATCACGCTCACCGTAAAGCCGAGTACCTCGTTCGTAAAAAACCGTTCCCTCCTCATCGAAGTAAGCGGCGGCAACAAGACGCTGAAATCCAGAGTACTGCAAGAAACAATGGTACTGGGCGAAGACGAAATACTGATAAACGGTATGGTATGGTCTACCAAAAACGTAGGCTCTCCCGGAACTTTCGTAAGCTCTCCCGACGAGATAGGACAGTTGTATCAGTTCAACCGCAAAGTGGGTTACCCCGCCGGCCCGCAGGATGACCCCGCACCGGCCAACTGGCCCGCCGACTATACGAACGACAACACCAACTGGCTGACGGAGAACGATCCTTCACCCGAAGGCTGGCGTGTGCCCACCACACAAGAAATGGCAGCCCTGTGGGAAAAAGGAGCAACATGGGTGACAGCCGCCCAAACCGGCTTCAAAGTTGACGGAATCATTATCGGAGTAGATGAGGCCACCGCCAAACGTGCCACCAAGGACAACCTGAAACAACTGGGCTGCCTCTTCCTGCCCCAAAGCGGCTGGAGAAGTGAAAGCGGAATGATGGACCGCACATGGCTCTGTGCCGTGCGCAGTGCCAATTCATTGAGCGCCACACATGGCGGAATGTCATTGGGAGACTCAGGCGGTTATCGGGACACATGGGGCTGGGGCGATGGCCAAAAGGCCCGTGCAGCCATGATACGCCCTGTCAAAAACATACAAGTGGAGGATTGA